Proteins encoded within one genomic window of Rhizobium bangladeshense:
- a CDS encoding ABC transporter permease — protein sequence MTSYLIFVLKRFGQFLLVVFLGVTITFFVTHLTPIDPVEESIGAITQMGQSDPNAIELMRKSLRELYGLEGSIWQQYLNFWLRLATGDLGPSLSAFPTPVSTIILRSLPWTIGLMTVSTLITFVLGNAIGALAGYYRKNMVLKGVSLVFIALLPIPYYILAFVLLIVFGYLWPVLPITGGYEMNANLDLSFALVLDILEHSILPALSLILVGAGSWLIGMRALVSNIITDDYVTFAELGGVPKNKILRSYIARNAMVPQFTGLAMSLGAIFNGTVITEIVFGYPGIGNLLIEAVHAGDYSLVLGLSALSIVGVAAAVFIIDVLSPLIDPRIKVE from the coding sequence ATGACGTCCTATCTGATCTTTGTGCTGAAGCGGTTTGGTCAGTTTCTGCTCGTCGTCTTTCTCGGCGTGACGATCACCTTCTTCGTCACCCACCTGACCCCGATCGACCCGGTCGAAGAAAGCATAGGCGCCATCACCCAGATGGGTCAGTCCGACCCCAATGCGATCGAGCTGATGCGCAAGTCGCTGCGCGAGCTTTACGGCCTGGAAGGCTCGATCTGGCAGCAATATCTGAACTTCTGGCTGCGGCTTGCGACAGGCGATCTCGGCCCCTCGCTCTCGGCCTTCCCGACACCCGTTTCGACAATCATCCTGCGCTCGCTACCCTGGACGATCGGGCTGATGACGGTGTCGACGCTGATCACCTTCGTGCTCGGCAATGCGATCGGCGCGCTTGCCGGCTATTACCGCAAGAACATGGTGCTGAAGGGCGTGAGCCTGGTCTTCATCGCGCTGCTTCCCATACCCTATTATATCCTCGCCTTCGTGCTTCTCATCGTCTTCGGCTATCTCTGGCCGGTGCTGCCGATCACCGGCGGCTACGAGATGAACGCCAATCTGGACCTCTCCTTCGCGCTCGTCCTCGACATCCTCGAACATTCCATCCTGCCCGCCCTTTCGCTGATCCTTGTCGGCGCCGGCAGCTGGCTGATCGGGATGCGGGCGCTCGTCTCCAACATCATCACCGATGATTACGTCACCTTCGCCGAACTCGGCGGAGTGCCGAAGAACAAGATCCTCCGCTCCTATATCGCCCGCAACGCCATGGTGCCGCAATTCACCGGGCTTGCCATGTCGCTCGGCGCCATCTTCAACGGCACCGTCATCACCGAAATCGTCTTCGGCTATCCCGGCATCGGCAACCTGCTGATCGAAGCGGTGCATGCCGGCGACTACAGCCTGGTGCTCGGCCTCAGCGCGCTCTCGATCGTCGGCGTCGCCGCCGCCGTCTTCATCATCGACGTGCTGAGCCCTCTGATCGATCCGCGCATCAAGGTGGAATAG
- a CDS encoding alpha-N-arabinofuranosidase: MKTNVVAHRDFRIATIDARLYSSFLEHLGRAIYGGIYEPGHPTADEDGFRRDVLDLVRELDTPYCRYPGGNFVSAYNWEDGVGPRSERPVRLDLAWRTREANQVGVNEFVDWCKKANTKPMLAVNLGSRGLDAARNFLEYCNHPGGTYWSDLRRKHGWSNPHDVKLWCLGNEMDGPWQVGHKSAYEYGRLADETAKAMRGFDKSLELVVCGSSNSDMKTYPQWEAEVLDQCYDSADYISLHMYFANREKNTLNYLARATKLDRYITTIGGVIDYIKAKKRSKKTIGISFDEWNVWYHSNQQDKEILARDEWPDAPHLLEDIYNFEDVLQVGGILNTFIRRSDRVRIACIAQLVNVIAPIMTEDGGAAWRQTIYYPFYYASRYGRGTALQLVVDGPTYDSDEENEVPYLDVSAVHSEDGRSLTFFAVNRHPDTALDLDVRLEGFGGARLIEQVEMSHGDLEAVNTARRPETVVPAKVESARVEDGRVRAALKPLSYNVVRLSV, translated from the coding sequence TTGAAGACGAATGTCGTTGCCCACCGCGATTTTCGCATCGCGACCATTGACGCCAGGCTCTACAGCTCGTTTCTCGAGCATCTCGGCAGAGCGATCTACGGCGGAATCTACGAGCCCGGACATCCCACCGCTGATGAAGACGGCTTCCGACGCGACGTGCTCGACCTGGTGCGTGAGCTCGACACGCCTTACTGCCGTTATCCCGGCGGCAATTTCGTCTCGGCCTATAATTGGGAAGACGGCGTCGGCCCGCGGTCGGAGCGCCCGGTTCGCCTCGACCTTGCCTGGCGCACCCGCGAAGCCAACCAGGTCGGCGTCAACGAATTCGTCGACTGGTGCAAGAAGGCCAATACCAAGCCGATGCTCGCCGTGAATCTAGGATCGCGCGGTCTCGATGCCGCCCGCAATTTCCTGGAATATTGCAATCATCCCGGCGGCACCTACTGGTCGGACCTGCGCCGCAAGCACGGCTGGTCCAATCCGCATGATGTCAAGCTCTGGTGCCTCGGCAACGAGATGGACGGCCCCTGGCAGGTCGGCCACAAATCGGCCTATGAATATGGCCGGCTGGCGGACGAGACGGCGAAAGCCATGCGCGGCTTCGACAAGTCGCTCGAGCTCGTCGTCTGCGGCTCGTCCAATTCCGACATGAAGACCTATCCTCAATGGGAGGCTGAGGTTCTCGACCAGTGCTATGACAGCGCCGACTACATCTCGCTGCATATGTATTTCGCCAACCGCGAGAAGAACACGCTGAACTACCTTGCCCGGGCGACGAAGCTCGACCGCTACATCACCACCATCGGCGGCGTGATCGATTACATCAAGGCGAAGAAGCGCTCGAAGAAGACGATCGGCATTTCCTTCGACGAGTGGAACGTCTGGTATCATTCCAACCAGCAGGACAAGGAGATCCTGGCGCGTGACGAATGGCCGGATGCGCCGCATCTGCTGGAAGACATCTATAATTTCGAGGACGTGCTGCAGGTTGGCGGCATCCTCAATACCTTCATCCGCCGCTCCGACCGGGTGCGCATCGCCTGCATCGCCCAGCTCGTCAACGTCATCGCCCCTATCATGACCGAGGACGGCGGTGCCGCCTGGCGCCAGACGATCTATTATCCCTTCTACTACGCCTCCAGATATGGCCGCGGCACGGCGCTGCAGCTCGTCGTCGACGGCCCGACCTATGACAGCGACGAGGAGAACGAGGTTCCCTATCTCGACGTCTCGGCGGTGCATTCCGAGGATGGCAGGAGCCTGACCTTCTTTGCCGTCAACCGCCATCCGGATACGGCGCTCGATCTCGACGTGCGGCTGGAAGGCTTCGGCGGCGCCCGCCTGATCGAACAGGTGGAAATGAGCCATGGCGATCTCGAAGCCGTCAACACGGCGCGGCGGCCGGAAACGGTCGTGCCCGCCAAGGTCGAGAGCGCAAGGGTCGAAGACGGACGGGTGCGGGCGGCGCTGAAACCGCTGTCCTATAACGTCGTCCGGCTGTCGGTGTGA
- a CDS encoding ABC transporter substrate-binding protein yields the protein MQKWKRFAFGFVLATIGLTAVAGAQEYTSLPRKETLIVENPEGTIKNPGWFNIWVNGGGGVSTGLQQLTMDTLWYIDPEQGLGGAAWDNSLAADKPQYNADFTEMTVKLRKGLYWSDGVEFTADDVVYTVKTQMDHPGMVWSAAFTVQVASVEATDPQTVVFKLKKPNSRFHAIFTVRWNGAWIMPKHVFEKVEDPLRYDFANPVSLGAYKLKSYDPQGQWYTWEKREDWQRTSLARFGEPGPKYVTYVDPGPPDKRTIAQLEHNLDIIHDNTPEGMFTLKEKSKTVETWFPGFPFAHPDPTLPAVIFNTQNPPFDKADVRWALALLIDIKAVDMASYRGAATLSALGVPPTAATMKDYQAPMQDWLKDFEIDTGKRKIKPYDPTIGQQIADILRKQPKFKDQIPTDPQAISDAFGYGWWKPDPQAATELLEKAGFKKTGGKWMTPDGQPFRIRMTVEGDTRSVFTRAGTLIAQQWAAFGIDAKAVPAAKLWQTALQPGDFEVAIAWSVETWGGDPDLSFFLESWHSQFVAKKGENQPPRNWQRWSNPELDKIIESIRAIGPEDPKGMELGKEYLKLVAREMPTIPLMSYNVFTSMDTTYWTGYPTIKDPYTDPVPNWANSRLMMVKLKPAQPQ from the coding sequence ATGCAAAAGTGGAAGAGGTTTGCATTCGGCTTCGTGCTGGCCACCATCGGCCTGACCGCAGTGGCCGGAGCCCAGGAATACACCTCCTTGCCGCGCAAGGAGACGCTCATCGTTGAAAATCCGGAAGGGACGATCAAGAATCCCGGCTGGTTCAACATCTGGGTCAATGGCGGCGGCGGTGTTTCCACCGGCCTGCAGCAGCTGACCATGGATACGCTCTGGTATATCGACCCGGAACAGGGGCTTGGCGGCGCAGCCTGGGATAATTCGCTCGCCGCCGACAAGCCGCAATATAATGCCGACTTCACCGAGATGACCGTGAAGCTGCGCAAGGGGCTCTACTGGAGCGACGGCGTGGAATTCACGGCCGATGACGTGGTCTATACCGTCAAGACGCAGATGGACCACCCCGGCATGGTCTGGAGTGCGGCCTTCACCGTGCAGGTGGCAAGCGTCGAGGCGACCGATCCGCAGACCGTGGTCTTCAAGCTGAAGAAGCCGAATTCGCGTTTCCATGCGATCTTCACGGTGCGCTGGAACGGCGCCTGGATCATGCCCAAGCATGTCTTCGAGAAGGTGGAGGATCCGCTCCGCTACGATTTCGCCAATCCGGTCTCGCTCGGCGCCTACAAGCTCAAGTCCTACGATCCCCAGGGCCAGTGGTATACCTGGGAAAAGCGTGAGGACTGGCAGCGGACCTCGCTTGCGCGCTTTGGCGAGCCGGGCCCGAAATATGTAACCTATGTCGATCCCGGCCCGCCGGATAAACGCACCATCGCTCAGCTCGAGCACAATCTCGATATCATTCACGACAATACGCCGGAGGGCATGTTCACCCTCAAGGAGAAATCCAAGACGGTCGAAACCTGGTTCCCGGGCTTCCCCTTCGCCCATCCGGATCCGACACTGCCGGCCGTGATCTTCAACACCCAGAATCCGCCCTTCGACAAGGCCGATGTGCGCTGGGCGCTGGCCCTGCTGATCGACATCAAGGCGGTCGACATGGCGAGCTACCGTGGCGCTGCGACACTTTCGGCGCTCGGCGTGCCGCCGACGGCGGCCACGATGAAGGACTATCAGGCGCCGATGCAGGATTGGCTGAAGGACTTCGAGATCGATACCGGCAAGCGCAAGATCAAGCCTTATGATCCCACAATCGGACAACAGATTGCCGATATCCTGCGCAAGCAGCCGAAGTTCAAGGACCAGATCCCGACCGACCCGCAGGCGATCAGCGACGCCTTCGGCTATGGCTGGTGGAAACCGGATCCGCAGGCGGCGACCGAGCTTCTCGAGAAGGCCGGTTTCAAGAAAACCGGCGGCAAGTGGATGACGCCCGACGGCCAGCCGTTCCGGATCCGTATGACGGTGGAGGGCGATACGCGCTCCGTCTTCACCCGGGCCGGCACCCTTATCGCACAGCAATGGGCCGCATTCGGCATCGACGCCAAAGCCGTGCCCGCCGCCAAACTTTGGCAGACGGCGCTGCAACCCGGCGACTTCGAGGTGGCGATCGCCTGGAGCGTCGAAACCTGGGGCGGCGATCCCGACCTCTCCTTCTTCCTCGAAAGCTGGCACTCGCAGTTCGTGGCGAAGAAGGGTGAAAACCAGCCGCCGCGCAACTGGCAGCGCTGGTCCAATCCGGAGCTCGACAAGATCATCGAGAGCATCCGCGCCATCGGTCCCGAGGATCCGAAGGGCATGGAGCTCGGCAAGGAGTATCTGAAGCTGGTCGCCCGCGAAATGCCGACGATCCCGCTGATGTCCTATAACGTCTTCACCTCGATGGATACGACCTATTGGACCGGATATCCGACGATCAAGGATCCCTATACGGATCCGGTTCCGAACTGGGCGAATTCGCGGCTGATGATGGTCAAGCTGAAGCCGGCTCAGCCGCAATAA
- a CDS encoding ABC transporter ATP-binding protein, with protein sequence MSALLRLSHVTKIYRQGGLLGRRLITAVKDVSFELGEEPEILSIVGESGSGKSTVAAMILGQTAPTEGELQFAGKTVAIHNRAERTAFMKEVQPVLQNPFEAFNPLKRVDRYLFETARNFSASGKRPDRQQAEKMADAALHHVGLTLEEVKGRFPHELSGGQLQRVAIARALIPEPRLLVADEPVSMVDASLRMAIVNLFGRLKNELGLSIIYITHDLATAYYVSDNIIIMRKGEIVERGRARAVLDDPQHAYSRALKDAVLAADFGAVG encoded by the coding sequence TTGAGTGCTCTGCTTCGCCTCTCGCATGTCACCAAGATCTACCGCCAGGGCGGCCTGCTCGGCCGGCGGCTGATCACCGCGGTGAAGGATGTCAGCTTCGAACTCGGCGAGGAGCCGGAGATCCTCTCGATCGTCGGCGAATCCGGCTCGGGCAAATCGACGGTGGCGGCGATGATCCTCGGCCAGACGGCACCGACCGAAGGCGAGCTGCAATTTGCCGGCAAGACCGTCGCGATCCACAACAGGGCCGAACGCACGGCCTTCATGAAGGAAGTGCAGCCGGTGCTGCAGAACCCCTTCGAGGCCTTCAACCCGCTGAAGCGGGTGGACCGTTATCTCTTCGAGACCGCCCGCAACTTCTCCGCCTCCGGCAAGCGGCCGGACCGGCAGCAGGCGGAGAAGATGGCCGACGCCGCCCTCCACCATGTCGGCCTGACGCTGGAAGAGGTGAAGGGCCGCTTCCCCCACGAACTCTCCGGCGGCCAGCTGCAGCGCGTCGCCATCGCCCGCGCGCTGATCCCCGAGCCCCGCCTGCTGGTGGCCGACGAACCGGTCTCGATGGTCGACGCCTCGCTGCGCATGGCGATCGTCAACCTCTTCGGCCGGCTGAAAAACGAACTCGGGCTTTCGATCATCTACATCACGCATGACCTGGCGACGGCTTATTATGTCAGCGACAATATCATCATCATGCGCAAGGGTGAGATTGTTGAACGTGGGCGGGCGCGGGCGGTGCTGGATGATCCGCAGCATGCGTATTCGCGGGCGCTGAAGGATGCGGTGCTGGCTGCGGATTTTGGGGCGGTGGGGTAG
- a CDS encoding ABC transporter permease, translated as MFTIIRDLSRHNMEFLCGLLLFAVIVGLVILSYFSPYGASDIYLLPPDMPPDGEYWLGTTSRGQDVFWQLTTGLRNTLYFGIGVAILSRIISLVVGLVAGYAGGAVDRVLMAINDSVMVIPQFPLLILFYFVLKDSMTWTTLIVIMALLGWSYDARLIRSVAIGLKSRPFTTQSVYSGMTMRKILVEEHLPYVLPIVFATTMNNMIWSIGMEITLSVLGFTDIETPTMGMMIYWANAHSALISGIWWWVAAPVAVIVILFLALFLLSMSMNEYNDPRSRLNRMGS; from the coding sequence ATGTTTACCATCATCCGTGACCTCTCACGCCACAATATGGAATTCCTATGCGGCCTGCTGCTCTTTGCCGTGATCGTCGGGCTGGTCATCCTGTCCTATTTCTCGCCCTACGGCGCGAGCGACATCTATCTCCTGCCGCCCGACATGCCGCCCGACGGCGAATACTGGCTGGGCACGACATCGCGCGGCCAGGACGTTTTCTGGCAGCTGACGACCGGCCTTCGCAACACGCTCTATTTCGGCATCGGCGTCGCCATTCTCTCGCGCATCATCTCGCTGGTCGTCGGCCTGGTGGCCGGTTATGCCGGCGGCGCGGTCGACCGGGTGCTGATGGCGATCAACGACAGCGTCATGGTGATCCCGCAATTTCCGCTGCTGATCCTCTTCTATTTCGTGCTGAAGGACAGCATGACCTGGACGACTCTGATCGTTATCATGGCCCTGCTCGGCTGGTCCTACGACGCCCGCCTCATCCGCTCGGTGGCGATCGGCCTGAAGAGCAGGCCCTTTACCACCCAGAGCGTCTATTCCGGCATGACGATGCGCAAGATCCTGGTGGAGGAGCACCTGCCCTATGTGCTGCCGATCGTCTTCGCCACGACGATGAACAACATGATCTGGTCGATCGGCATGGAGATCACCCTTTCGGTGCTCGGCTTCACCGATATCGAGACGCCGACCATGGGCATGATGATCTACTGGGCCAATGCGCATTCGGCGCTGATCTCGGGCATATGGTGGTGGGTGGCCGCCCCTGTCGCCGTCATCGTCATCCTCTTCCTGGCGCTCTTCCTGCTCTCCATGTCGATGAACGAATACAATGATCCGCGCAGCCGGCTGAACCGGATGGGAAGTTAG
- a CDS encoding sacsin N-terminal ATP-binding-like domain-containing protein, whose translation MGTTFHDWLDNLRAKRERWVLANHENNFDRGIWNATVDKYADPSHFIFELLQNAEDTGATWVRFALEPTRIVFEHNGRPFDRDDIEGITGIGNTTKLDDGHKIGCFGIGFKSVYVVTERPEIHSFVEDESLAFAIENLVVPRLIESGHAEATTRIVLPLRADRADLTLTRAREGLTASGARSLLFLRNIKRLEWTDGALRGSAQVTDADGSIRSIHSHMPDGTNHVDRFLVLARAVEHQKDRKQYEVKAAFRINGAGDLIPEEAPTRLMVFFETEELTGLHFIIHGPFQLTDNRGNIKREDSWNAGLVDAIAGMIADALPSLRDRGMLKRTALGILPNASDELPTTFAPILDAIIAKFADEALIPVHGGGFATTATGIRGPADLRDLLGELGLAEFCQRPDRHWVIAAPKNSRIDTFINTLNLEEFGLSGFFSSFRHVLGAQPLVRDGDKDWRQRGLKWFNALPDEQLQHFYLALEAALKVQRPSVNISDLQFVRLEDGRRHSPKHAVFAPIDSDLGQETEQDELYLVKKNLIRLGRGRGKDVEEFLRRMGVRDLDERAFLTAIIRTKYRGNGPRPNREQHLRHMRRFVRWWKDTGEVNLFNNVAFIRAGEDGAYKVAGNVYLGSPYLESGLQRIYDGEIAGRDRMALWEGYKSLPRKDLLTFLEKCGVEDRLVVWSSPIPFGHPNYGELRHGWGGARFTGTGANSDYRIDQLPEILARQDPTISKLVWDAANRFGAATMVASFSPNQTYPARKRPSSMAIALRDAAWIPTKDGRLRKPNEITQSDLAKGYTVGGNEDWLRAIGFGEQDRQRSELAKARRQAAELIGLPSELVDQLGSLSSDALAAFSAEMIRTINSRSFEPIEFPERESGNPARRAERLAARAQAAPTKSSEVRERSVRTNNTESRTLARAYLEDHYTNPVGEMVCQGCHGKMPFNLADGSPYFEAVECLDSLEREQAENHLALCPVCAAKWRHANPIDDIDLRARISAATVPEITVELAGESSRVRFTQMHLDDLRTVARIGLPGFASTADTSRASSGS comes from the coding sequence ATGGGTACCACTTTTCACGACTGGCTCGACAACCTCCGCGCTAAGCGTGAACGGTGGGTCTTGGCGAATCATGAGAACAACTTTGATCGTGGTATCTGGAACGCGACGGTCGATAAATATGCCGACCCTAGCCACTTCATTTTTGAACTCCTCCAGAACGCCGAGGATACGGGAGCCACTTGGGTTCGGTTCGCACTCGAGCCAACCCGCATTGTATTTGAGCATAACGGCCGCCCTTTCGACCGTGATGATATTGAGGGCATCACTGGGATCGGAAATACGACGAAGCTGGATGACGGCCACAAGATTGGTTGCTTCGGGATTGGGTTCAAGTCGGTGTACGTCGTTACCGAGCGTCCAGAAATTCATTCTTTCGTCGAGGATGAGTCCTTGGCTTTTGCGATTGAGAATCTTGTCGTTCCCCGTCTCATTGAATCCGGGCATGCGGAGGCCACAACAAGGATCGTTCTTCCGTTGCGAGCCGATCGTGCTGATCTCACGCTGACGCGAGCGCGGGAGGGTCTCACCGCGTCTGGCGCCCGCTCGCTTCTATTCCTTCGTAATATAAAGCGGCTCGAATGGACCGATGGAGCGCTACGCGGCAGTGCGCAAGTTACGGATGCCGATGGATCGATCCGTTCGATCCACTCCCATATGCCCGACGGAACCAACCACGTTGATCGCTTCCTGGTGTTAGCGCGCGCCGTTGAGCACCAAAAGGACCGCAAGCAATATGAAGTTAAGGCCGCGTTTCGGATCAATGGCGCTGGCGACTTGATCCCCGAGGAAGCCCCAACGCGTCTAATGGTGTTCTTCGAGACCGAAGAGCTCACCGGCTTGCACTTCATCATTCATGGTCCTTTCCAGCTCACCGATAACCGCGGTAACATCAAACGCGAAGATAGCTGGAATGCCGGATTGGTTGATGCCATCGCTGGCATGATTGCTGATGCGCTTCCTTCATTGCGCGATCGCGGGATGCTCAAGCGCACCGCCCTCGGTATCTTGCCCAATGCCTCGGATGAACTCCCAACCACATTCGCACCTATTCTCGATGCGATTATCGCCAAATTTGCCGACGAGGCATTAATCCCGGTTCACGGGGGCGGCTTTGCGACGACGGCCACCGGGATTCGAGGACCGGCAGACCTCCGCGATCTCTTGGGCGAACTCGGCCTCGCAGAGTTCTGTCAGCGGCCGGATCGTCATTGGGTCATTGCTGCGCCGAAGAACAGCCGCATCGATACCTTCATTAACACATTAAATCTGGAAGAATTCGGCTTGTCGGGGTTTTTCTCGTCGTTCCGGCACGTGCTCGGCGCTCAGCCCCTCGTTCGCGATGGCGACAAGGATTGGCGCCAGCGTGGTCTCAAGTGGTTCAACGCATTGCCTGACGAGCAGCTTCAACATTTCTATCTCGCATTGGAGGCGGCGTTGAAGGTTCAACGGCCGTCAGTCAACATTTCGGACCTGCAGTTTGTCAGACTAGAGGATGGCCGGCGCCATTCCCCAAAACATGCCGTTTTTGCCCCGATCGATAGCGACCTAGGCCAGGAGACAGAGCAAGATGAGCTATATCTAGTTAAGAAGAACTTGATCAGGCTTGGTCGTGGTCGAGGCAAGGACGTTGAAGAATTCCTTCGGAGGATGGGAGTTCGCGATCTTGATGAGCGCGCCTTTCTCACTGCAATCATCCGAACCAAATACAGGGGTAACGGTCCAAGGCCCAATCGTGAGCAACACTTGCGGCACATGCGTCGATTTGTTCGGTGGTGGAAGGACACAGGAGAGGTGAACCTCTTCAACAACGTCGCCTTCATTCGAGCGGGAGAAGACGGCGCTTACAAGGTTGCCGGCAACGTCTATCTTGGATCGCCTTATCTCGAGTCGGGCCTACAACGCATTTATGATGGGGAAATAGCAGGTCGAGATAGGATGGCGTTGTGGGAAGGATACAAGTCGCTTCCTCGTAAGGACCTTTTGACGTTTCTGGAAAAATGTGGCGTGGAGGATCGCCTCGTGGTTTGGTCATCCCCGATTCCATTCGGCCATCCAAACTATGGCGAACTTCGACACGGCTGGGGAGGGGCTCGCTTTACCGGAACGGGTGCTAATTCCGATTATCGCATTGACCAACTTCCCGAGATCCTCGCACGGCAAGACCCGACAATATCAAAGCTGGTATGGGACGCGGCGAACCGGTTCGGCGCTGCAACCATGGTTGCTAGCTTCTCGCCCAATCAAACCTACCCCGCGCGTAAGCGGCCTTCGTCAATGGCGATCGCTCTACGGGACGCCGCTTGGATTCCGACGAAAGACGGGCGACTTCGGAAGCCAAATGAGATTACCCAGTCTGATCTTGCAAAGGGCTATACGGTCGGCGGAAACGAAGATTGGCTGAGGGCCATTGGTTTCGGAGAGCAGGACCGTCAGCGTAGCGAGCTAGCCAAGGCACGGCGTCAGGCTGCGGAGCTTATCGGCCTTCCGTCCGAACTTGTCGATCAGTTGGGAAGCCTTTCCTCGGATGCTTTGGCTGCCTTCAGCGCAGAAATGATTCGAACTATCAACAGCCGATCTTTCGAACCGATCGAATTTCCGGAGAGGGAATCTGGCAATCCTGCGCGAAGGGCTGAGCGGCTCGCTGCGCGCGCACAAGCGGCGCCGACCAAGAGCTCCGAGGTCAGAGAACGCAGCGTGCGTACCAACAATACAGAAAGCCGAACGCTCGCGCGGGCATATCTAGAAGATCACTACACGAACCCTGTTGGTGAGATGGTGTGCCAGGGCTGCCACGGAAAGATGCCGTTCAATCTTGCCGATGGCTCGCCCTATTTCGAGGCAGTGGAATGCCTGGATTCGCTTGAGAGAGAGCAAGCGGAAAACCATTTAGCATTATGTCCAGTTTGCGCTGCGAAGTGGCGCCATGCCAACCCTATAGACGACATTGATCTGCGTGCGAGAATCAGCGCGGCGACAGTGCCGGAGATCACAGTCGAGCTAGCGGGTGAATCCTCAAGAGTTCGGTTCACTCAGATGCATCTTGATGATCTGCGCACAGTTGCGCGCATCGGTCTGCCGGGTTTCGCGTCAACAGCCGACACGTCTCGGGCATCATCTGGCAGCTAA
- a CDS encoding ABC transporter ATP-binding protein — protein MENLVEIENLKAYYRAFLFGVDREVRAVDDISLTIGRGEVYGVAGESSSGKTTLIKTIAGAIRPPLRVVSGSVKFHFGGGTQDIYAMTPEERMALRWRHLSYIMQGSMNVLNPVRRIRHSFTDFAFRHVKVSKPVFFEKVETHLQRLKLDPQLLDAYPHELSGGMRQRMTIALATILTPEFIIADEPTTALDVIVQRDVLSMIRDIQREMGSSFLFVTHDMGVHATVSDRIGIVYAGRLVEEAPTPKLFSMPLHPYTQHLVGSLPKIGDPTTRPSLEGRPPNLAMPPEGCRFHPRCPKRMDICSQKVPPLVTVEPGRRVACFAVTGDPV, from the coding sequence ATGGAGAATCTGGTCGAAATCGAGAATTTGAAAGCCTATTACCGCGCCTTCCTTTTCGGCGTCGATCGCGAAGTGCGCGCCGTCGACGACATCAGCCTGACCATCGGCCGCGGCGAGGTCTACGGCGTTGCCGGCGAATCGAGCAGCGGCAAGACGACGCTAATCAAGACCATTGCCGGCGCCATCCGGCCGCCGCTCCGGGTCGTCTCGGGCAGCGTCAAATTCCATTTCGGCGGCGGCACCCAGGACATTTATGCGATGACGCCGGAGGAGCGCATGGCGCTGCGCTGGCGCCACCTCTCCTACATCATGCAGGGCTCGATGAATGTGCTGAACCCGGTGCGCCGGATCCGCCATTCCTTCACCGATTTCGCCTTCCGCCATGTGAAGGTGAGCAAGCCGGTGTTTTTCGAAAAGGTCGAGACCCACCTGCAGCGGCTGAAGCTCGATCCGCAGCTGCTCGACGCCTATCCGCACGAGCTCTCCGGCGGCATGCGCCAGCGCATGACAATTGCGCTCGCCACCATCCTGACGCCTGAGTTCATCATCGCCGACGAGCCGACGACGGCGCTCGACGTGATCGTGCAGCGGGACGTGCTGTCGATGATCCGCGACATCCAGCGCGAGATGGGCTCGTCCTTCCTGTTCGTCACCCACGACATGGGGGTGCACGCGACGGTCTCCGACCGCATCGGCATCGTCTATGCCGGGCGGCTGGTGGAGGAAGCGCCGACCCCGAAGCTCTTCAGCATGCCGCTCCACCCCTATACGCAGCACCTTGTCGGCAGCCTGCCGAAGATCGGCGACCCCACCACGCGGCCGTCGCTGGAGGGACGGCCGCCGAACCTTGCCATGCCGCCGGAGGGCTGCCGGTTTCACCCGCGCTGTCCCAAACGGATGGACATCTGCTCACAAAAGGTTCCGCCGCTCGTCACTGTCGAGCCTGGACGGCGGGTGGCGTGTTTTGCGGTTACGGGAGATCCGGTTTGA